One genomic region from Rosa rugosa chromosome 1, drRosRugo1.1, whole genome shotgun sequence encodes:
- the LOC133727365 gene encoding B3 domain-containing protein Os01g0234100-like isoform X2 — translation MWLLLSLFFLFLGSESETSPSVSSEESNIMGRNTRKGTPQRAEKKENKPKTPPSKEEGNQKKTNKSNEKEVEHSLPMKELSNTQVNKMLEQAALGHSVKSTPLSNTQYDFPIDGSPSRGQAKSSAIIRAQEVRSKLEPLFPSFVKSLLRSHVASCFWMGLPSLFCKSHLPEKDITMTLEDEGGRQFQSKYIACKTGLSAGWRQFAASHKLLEGDVLVFQLVEPAKFKVYVIRSNDFTEVDGALGLLSLDAQTKHNDADKDNAETGAVACNESNRKRTKSPPDVVQKKKKIDLPVEHSEIDSEEVDSEVVESSRLPGTTLQFEDIKSFENFNILVNGLLVDSEFPEDIRRKYYKLCRSQNAFLHENVMKGTYYKLIVGAIFETVHIVDAIKACQITTTQDDFVCWDKYLRAFELLGMNVGFIRVRLCRLANLAFDSEDAMDAKTYKEARKERARAGLGLRSIETKIQELREACHEFSSAIESLRSRAEVYNQRFQEEVTAPW, via the exons ATGTGGCTTTTGttgtctctcttctttcttttcttaggCTCAGAGTCAGAGACATCTCCGTCGGTTTCTTCAGAAGAATCTAATATAATGGGTCGGAATACTAGAAAAGGAACCCCCCAACGAGCGGAGAAGAAGGAGAATAAACCTAAGACGCCGCCGTCCAAGGAGGAG GGTAATCAGAAGAAGACAAACAAGTCGAACGAGAAGGAAGTAGAGCATTCGTTGCCCATGAAGGAGCTTTCCAATACCCAGGTCAACAAA ATGCTTGAGCAAGCTGCATTGGGTCATTCGGTGAAGTCCACTCCCTTAAG TAATACGCAATATGATTTTCCGATTGATGGCTCACCCTCACGTGGTCAAGCAAAGTCATCTGCAATCATTCGAGCACAGGAAGTCCGATCAAAACTAGAACCTCTATTCCCTAGCTTCGTGAAATCGCTCCTCCGATCTCATGTAGCTAGTTGTTTTTGGATG GGGCTTCCTTCGCTGTTTTGCAAATCACACTTACCAGAAAAAGATATTACAATGACTCTGGAAGATGAAGGTGGAAGACAGTTTCAATCTAAGTACATTGCATGCAAAACTGGACTGAGTGCTGGTTGGAGACAGTTTGCTGCTTCACATAAATTGTTGGAGGGAGATGTTTTGGTCTTCCAATTAGTTGAACCTGCCAAATTTAAG GTTTACGTAATAAGGTCAAATGATTTTACTGAAGTTgatggggctcttgggcttctAAGTTTGGATGCTCAAACAAAACATAATGATGCAG ATAAAGATAATGCAGAAACAGGTGCAGTGGCTTGTAATGAGTCTAACAGGAAACGCACAAAGTCTCCTCCTGATGTtgttcaaaagaagaaaaagatcgACTTGCCAGTTGAACACTCTGAAATCGATAGTGAGGAAGTTGATTCAGAAGTTGTGGAAAGCTCCAGGTTACCTGGGACAACTCTTCAATTTGAGGACATCAAAAGTTTTGAGAACTTCAACATTCTTGTAAATGGATTGCTTGTAGATTCTGAGTTCCCCGAAGATATACGAAGGAAGTACTACAAGCTCTGCCGCAGTcagaatgcatttcttcatgaAAATGTTATGAAGGGAACATATTATAAATTGATTGTAGGAGCTATATTTGAAACTGTACATATTGTCGACGCCATTAAAGCTTGCCAGATTACCACGACTCAAGATGATTTTGTGTGTTGGGACAAATACTTGAGGGCCTTTGAGTTGTTGGGCATGAATGTTGGATTTATACGTGTGCGGTTATGCCGGCTTGCAAACCTTGCCTTTGACTCAGAAGATGCTATGGATGCGAAGACATATAAAGAAGCTAGAAAAGAACGAGCTCGAGCAGGACTAGGACTAAGAAGTATCGAGACAAAGATTCAGGAGTTGAGGGAGGCATGCCACGAATTTAGTAGTGCTATCGAGAGTCTGAGGTCCAGAGCTGAAGTCTACAATCAAAGGTTCCAGGAAGAGGTTACTGCTCCTTGGTGA
- the LOC133727365 gene encoding B3 domain-containing protein Os01g0234100-like isoform X1, with translation MWLLLSLFFLFLGSESETSPSVSSEESNIMGRNTRKGTPQRAEKKENKPKTPPSKEEVLSRLTKPKPKPKSTRPVATPPGNQKKTNKSNEKEVEHSLPMKELSNTQVNKMLEQAALGHSVKSTPLSNTQYDFPIDGSPSRGQAKSSAIIRAQEVRSKLEPLFPSFVKSLLRSHVASCFWMGLPSLFCKSHLPEKDITMTLEDEGGRQFQSKYIACKTGLSAGWRQFAASHKLLEGDVLVFQLVEPAKFKVYVIRSNDFTEVDGALGLLSLDAQTKHNDADKDNAETGAVACNESNRKRTKSPPDVVQKKKKIDLPVEHSEIDSEEVDSEVVESSRLPGTTLQFEDIKSFENFNILVNGLLVDSEFPEDIRRKYYKLCRSQNAFLHENVMKGTYYKLIVGAIFETVHIVDAIKACQITTTQDDFVCWDKYLRAFELLGMNVGFIRVRLCRLANLAFDSEDAMDAKTYKEARKERARAGLGLRSIETKIQELREACHEFSSAIESLRSRAEVYNQRFQEEVTAPW, from the exons ATGTGGCTTTTGttgtctctcttctttcttttcttaggCTCAGAGTCAGAGACATCTCCGTCGGTTTCTTCAGAAGAATCTAATATAATGGGTCGGAATACTAGAAAAGGAACCCCCCAACGAGCGGAGAAGAAGGAGAATAAACCTAAGACGCCGCCGTCCAAGGAGGAGGTATTGTCCCGCCTCaccaagcccaaacccaaaccaAAGTCCACCAGGCCTGTTGCCACGCCGCCG GGTAATCAGAAGAAGACAAACAAGTCGAACGAGAAGGAAGTAGAGCATTCGTTGCCCATGAAGGAGCTTTCCAATACCCAGGTCAACAAA ATGCTTGAGCAAGCTGCATTGGGTCATTCGGTGAAGTCCACTCCCTTAAG TAATACGCAATATGATTTTCCGATTGATGGCTCACCCTCACGTGGTCAAGCAAAGTCATCTGCAATCATTCGAGCACAGGAAGTCCGATCAAAACTAGAACCTCTATTCCCTAGCTTCGTGAAATCGCTCCTCCGATCTCATGTAGCTAGTTGTTTTTGGATG GGGCTTCCTTCGCTGTTTTGCAAATCACACTTACCAGAAAAAGATATTACAATGACTCTGGAAGATGAAGGTGGAAGACAGTTTCAATCTAAGTACATTGCATGCAAAACTGGACTGAGTGCTGGTTGGAGACAGTTTGCTGCTTCACATAAATTGTTGGAGGGAGATGTTTTGGTCTTCCAATTAGTTGAACCTGCCAAATTTAAG GTTTACGTAATAAGGTCAAATGATTTTACTGAAGTTgatggggctcttgggcttctAAGTTTGGATGCTCAAACAAAACATAATGATGCAG ATAAAGATAATGCAGAAACAGGTGCAGTGGCTTGTAATGAGTCTAACAGGAAACGCACAAAGTCTCCTCCTGATGTtgttcaaaagaagaaaaagatcgACTTGCCAGTTGAACACTCTGAAATCGATAGTGAGGAAGTTGATTCAGAAGTTGTGGAAAGCTCCAGGTTACCTGGGACAACTCTTCAATTTGAGGACATCAAAAGTTTTGAGAACTTCAACATTCTTGTAAATGGATTGCTTGTAGATTCTGAGTTCCCCGAAGATATACGAAGGAAGTACTACAAGCTCTGCCGCAGTcagaatgcatttcttcatgaAAATGTTATGAAGGGAACATATTATAAATTGATTGTAGGAGCTATATTTGAAACTGTACATATTGTCGACGCCATTAAAGCTTGCCAGATTACCACGACTCAAGATGATTTTGTGTGTTGGGACAAATACTTGAGGGCCTTTGAGTTGTTGGGCATGAATGTTGGATTTATACGTGTGCGGTTATGCCGGCTTGCAAACCTTGCCTTTGACTCAGAAGATGCTATGGATGCGAAGACATATAAAGAAGCTAGAAAAGAACGAGCTCGAGCAGGACTAGGACTAAGAAGTATCGAGACAAAGATTCAGGAGTTGAGGGAGGCATGCCACGAATTTAGTAGTGCTATCGAGAGTCTGAGGTCCAGAGCTGAAGTCTACAATCAAAGGTTCCAGGAAGAGGTTACTGCTCCTTGGTGA